A single region of the Bacillota bacterium genome encodes:
- a CDS encoding 50S ribosomal protein L29 translates to MKVKELRQLTDDELIKKVNDFKDELFRLRFQLTTGQLDNAMRLKEVRRSIARAKTILSEREMYAGRVKS, encoded by the coding sequence GTGAAAGTTAAAGAATTGCGGCAGCTCACTGACGATGAACTGATCAAAAAAGTGAACGACTTTAAAGATGAGTTATTCAGACTGAGATTTCAGCTTACTACCGGGCAGCTGGATAATGCTATGCGGTTAAAGGAAGTTCGCCGCAGTATTGCCCGTGCCAAAACTATTCTTTCAGAGCGGGAAATGTATGCGGGCAGGGTTAAGAGCTAA